One window from the genome of Carcharodon carcharias isolate sCarCar2 chromosome 9, sCarCar2.pri, whole genome shotgun sequence encodes:
- the LOC121282450 gene encoding histone H2B 1/2-like, with product MLGIYSNDGSSLNLHGTKMGFHGKSINLMTSGSATTAAFGHWEASACAVMEAESQPSESGRGFLKLKVVDEKEATPKSGATKTLKKPSANAGKKWRRLRKESYSTYTYKVMKQVQPDTSISSEAMSIISFFVNNAVERITGETSRLAHYNKRSTISSQEIQTVMCLLLPRELAKLAMSEGTEAATMNTTPSKTPERTEKHPRLVTFQCDNSCRQ from the exons ATGCTTGGCATCTACAGCAACGATGGCAGCAGTCTTAACCTGCATGGCACCAAGATGGGCTTCCATGGCAAAAGCATAAATCTCATGACTTCAGGCTCTGCTACCACTGCAGCATTCGGACATTGGGAGGCTTCAGCCTGTGCTGTAATGGAAGCTGAGTCTCAGCCATCAGAGTCTGGAAG AGGTTTCCTGAAACTGAAGGTGGTTGATGAGAAGGAAGCAACTCCCAAGTCGGGAGCCACGAAAACCTTAAAGAAACCATCAGCAAATGCCGGGAAGAAGTGGCGAAGGTTGAGGAAGGAGAGTTATTCCACCTACAcctacaaagtgatgaagcaggttcaaCCCGACACCAGCATCTCCTCCGAGGCCATGAGCATCATTAGCTTCTTCGTGAACAATGCTGTCGAGCGCATCACGGGTGAGACTTCCcgcctggcccattacaacaagcgcagcaccatcagctcccaGGAGATCCAGACCGTCATGTGCCTGCTACTGCCCAGGGAACTGGCCAAGCTGGCCATGTCCGAAGGGACTGAGGCGGCGACCATGAACACCACTCCAAGCAAAACTCCAGAACGGACTGAAAAACATCCAAGGCTTGTAACTTTCCAATGTGACAACAGCTGCAGACAATAG